In Lautropia mirabilis, one DNA window encodes the following:
- a CDS encoding LPS-assembly protein LptD: MPLQLAPSLNLPLTSQENRELPVFGSADRMTTEPTSQGPVTVFEGDAELRKIGTSLKASRIEYWRQQQRIDAAGDVSIEQAGTRVVGPRLQLQLDTGRGSFQSPTYDLTTVGVRGQADRIDFVSNRFMQLVNGSFTSCKPDDEAWRLEAKRLDLDLESSQGYGRAARFKVRDHTVLRMPVVMFPLNDARQSGFLFPTVSVNSRSGLGVTAPYYFNLAPNYDLTVTPQLTTRRGLRLGNEFRFLTRPAQGNIKLDYIPHDSDTNHSRHSYDSNGLFTNVLGWNGAWNLQGVSDDNYFVDYSNTLIDASERSLPRELYFTRSVGDWNMMVRGIRYQNILEARTSPPYEKVPQLQFTNNKVDLHGFDVTTLVDLTQFANPRPNAVEGTRLVLNPQVSYPMQSGGWFLTPKVGLHATHYSLNRYSESGRSMSRVLPTFSIDSGLVLERDSRWLGEDSVQTLEPRLFYVRTPYRNQGDIPVFDSVATDLSFAQLFSENSFTGHDRIADADHLTAALVSRQIEQATGVERLRLAVAQRFYFSSQDVTIPGQPVRVDRRSDLLFAASGDFRGGHSLNAGVQYAIRDKRVPRLNLSYRYRPGGRKLFNAGVRYQSKEYAQWDTSLAWPIAANWTALGRINYSFLKKDLTTGQLVDVKPGLVEGLLGVEYARDCWAVRVVAHRFVTTTRQTSTVGYVQFDLRGLGHFGQDPFGILTRNIPGYSLPDNNLAPAVRYYGYE; this comes from the coding sequence GTGCCCCTGCAGCTGGCGCCGTCGCTCAACCTGCCGCTCACCTCGCAGGAAAATCGCGAGCTGCCGGTCTTCGGCAGCGCCGACCGCATGACCACCGAGCCCACATCGCAGGGGCCGGTCACCGTGTTCGAGGGCGATGCCGAGCTGCGCAAGATCGGCACGTCGCTCAAGGCCAGCCGCATCGAATACTGGCGTCAGCAGCAGCGCATCGATGCTGCCGGCGATGTCTCCATCGAGCAGGCGGGAACCCGCGTGGTGGGGCCGCGCCTGCAGCTGCAGCTCGACACGGGGCGGGGATCGTTCCAGTCCCCCACCTACGACCTGACGACCGTGGGCGTGCGTGGGCAGGCCGATCGCATCGATTTCGTCAGCAACCGCTTCATGCAGCTTGTCAACGGCAGCTTCACCAGCTGCAAGCCCGACGACGAGGCGTGGCGACTGGAGGCCAAGCGCCTGGATCTGGACCTGGAAAGCTCGCAGGGCTACGGGCGCGCTGCGCGCTTCAAGGTGCGTGATCACACCGTGCTGCGCATGCCGGTGGTGATGTTCCCGCTCAACGACGCCCGCCAGAGCGGCTTCCTGTTTCCTACCGTGTCCGTCAACTCGCGCTCGGGGCTGGGCGTCACCGCGCCGTATTACTTCAACCTGGCGCCCAACTACGACCTCACCGTCACGCCGCAGCTCACCACCCGGCGCGGCCTGCGGCTGGGCAACGAATTCCGCTTCCTGACGCGGCCGGCCCAGGGCAACATCAAGCTCGACTACATTCCGCACGACAGCGACACCAACCATTCCCGCCACTCCTATGATTCCAACGGCCTCTTCACCAACGTGCTGGGCTGGAACGGTGCCTGGAACCTGCAGGGGGTCTCGGACGACAACTATTTCGTCGATTACTCCAACACCCTGATCGACGCCTCCGAGCGTTCGCTGCCGCGCGAGCTGTACTTCACCCGCAGCGTGGGTGACTGGAACATGATGGTGCGCGGCATCCGCTATCAGAACATTCTGGAAGCGCGCACGTCGCCGCCCTACGAGAAGGTGCCGCAGCTGCAGTTCACCAACAACAAGGTGGACCTGCATGGCTTCGATGTCACCACGCTGGTGGACCTGACCCAGTTTGCCAACCCCCGCCCCAATGCCGTGGAAGGCACGCGACTGGTGCTGAACCCGCAGGTCAGCTACCCCATGCAGAGTGGCGGCTGGTTCCTCACGCCCAAGGTGGGTCTGCATGCCACGCACTATTCGCTCAACCGCTATTCCGAAAGCGGCCGTTCGATGTCCCGCGTGCTGCCTACCTTCTCCATCGATTCCGGCCTGGTGCTGGAGCGTGACAGCCGCTGGCTGGGCGAGGATTCGGTGCAGACACTGGAGCCCCGGCTCTTCTATGTGCGCACCCCCTATCGCAACCAGGGCGACATCCCCGTCTTTGACAGCGTGGCCACCGACCTGAGCTTTGCACAGCTCTTCAGCGAGAACTCCTTCACCGGTCACGATCGCATCGCCGACGCCGATCACCTCACGGCCGCGCTGGTCTCACGCCAGATCGAGCAGGCCACCGGTGTCGAGCGCCTGCGCTTGGCCGTGGCCCAGCGCTTCTACTTCTCCAGTCAGGATGTCACCATTCCCGGGCAGCCGGTGCGCGTCGACCGCCGCTCCGACCTGCTGTTCGCGGCATCCGGCGACTTCCGGGGGGGGCACAGCCTCAACGCCGGCGTGCAGTACGCCATCCGCGACAAGCGCGTGCCGCGTCTGAACCTCAGCTACCGCTACCGTCCGGGCGGGCGCAAGCTCTTCAACGCCGGCGTGCGCTACCAGTCCAAGGAATACGCCCAGTGGGACACCTCGCTGGCCTGGCCCATTGCCGCCAACTGGACGGCGCTGGGGCGCATCAACTATTCCTTCCTGAAGAAGGACCTCACCACCGGACAGCTGGTCGACGTCAAGCCGGGCCTGGTGGAGGGGCTGCTGGGCGTGGAATATGCCCGCGACT